Proteins found in one Moritella sp. Urea-trap-13 genomic segment:
- a CDS encoding DUF4266 domain-containing protein: MKHYSQLTLLASSVLSFGLQAAVVETALNDHYQVSESVSRVVYKSQKTTSVSSTPVPLKKVSSIEAQSTRVKHSTDEAVLSVVKTPQSKQIPASAGGVNKTALSLPLPAKITSVSMVSVSSLVRSNSQLPLATFSEPAVKPTMQAVIMPTPVHPILNTAGLARPEANEKQQEPSLFSAISDWFSVKPVKPWQKGTLAKKAMKPGGEVPEFDFFSEKVFAYKQGSIGGNGVGGGGCGCN; encoded by the coding sequence ATGAAGCACTATTCACAATTAACATTATTAGCGTCTTCAGTTTTAAGTTTTGGATTGCAGGCCGCAGTTGTTGAAACAGCCTTGAATGATCACTATCAAGTTTCAGAATCAGTGTCGAGAGTGGTGTATAAAAGCCAGAAAACAACATCTGTATCTTCAACACCTGTACCGTTAAAAAAAGTATCGTCAATTGAGGCTCAGTCAACAAGGGTTAAACATTCTACTGACGAAGCTGTGCTCTCTGTTGTTAAGACGCCGCAAAGCAAGCAAATACCTGCAAGTGCAGGTGGTGTTAATAAAACGGCGTTGAGCCTACCTTTACCCGCGAAAATCACATCTGTATCTATGGTGTCGGTGAGTTCACTTGTCAGATCTAACTCGCAATTACCTTTGGCCACGTTCTCTGAGCCAGCAGTTAAACCGACAATGCAAGCTGTCATTATGCCAACGCCTGTTCATCCTATTTTGAATACGGCAGGATTAGCGCGCCCAGAAGCCAACGAGAAACAGCAAGAACCGTCATTATTCTCTGCGATAAGTGATTGGTTTAGTGTTAAACCGGTTAAACCTTGGCAAAAAGGCACGCTAGCGAAAAAGGCAATGAAGCCTGGTGGGGAAGTACCTGAATTTGATTTTTTCTCTGAAAAAGTATTTGCCTATAAACAAGGTTCTATTGGTGGTAATGGCGTAGGGGGCGGCGGTTGTGGCTGTAACTAA
- a CDS encoding VWA domain-containing protein, which translates to MMSISRQRGAIALTFTFMLPAIMSLLAMTVFFSMYSQVVIRTGQAAEAAGLACTYQQRNVPTVIDGILNYYRPNFVLPALGNSVSLDGDKACNISVQYHFKPAMNKLLPVEVNSSSLVTSNSGSSSKLVANVIQNQTDFSLVLDISGSMVSDLPELKRIITDVISDIDPGNNQVRFSIVPFQTGVGVTAAPWLPSSKASPKCVDGLAYRNGSFDADKTVELLNSSSKNLDFKEVTPGRWLDRCSQTAFILPLTNDLNNVIDYVNSLSTSGTTASYQGLIWGVRTLTEKWQLEWKITPVTSSSLTQRLILFTDGSDNGGGHFDDLMNAGLCDEIQQNLNIEVSFIGFGVSANRIKQFQQCAGRTGAVFDAKNSADLAVYFENALKVESKPRLVLGQ; encoded by the coding sequence ATGATGTCCATATCACGTCAACGTGGCGCAATAGCACTCACATTCACGTTTATGTTACCCGCGATTATGAGCTTATTAGCCATGACGGTGTTTTTTTCGATGTACAGCCAAGTTGTGATTAGAACGGGTCAAGCCGCTGAAGCCGCAGGGCTTGCCTGCACGTATCAACAACGTAATGTTCCAACTGTTATTGACGGTATTTTGAATTATTACCGACCTAACTTTGTGCTGCCTGCGCTTGGTAATAGTGTCAGCTTGGATGGTGACAAGGCTTGTAATATATCAGTGCAATATCATTTTAAGCCAGCAATGAATAAATTACTGCCAGTTGAAGTTAATAGTTCAAGTCTGGTCACATCAAATAGCGGATCTAGCTCTAAATTAGTGGCGAATGTAATTCAAAATCAGACTGATTTTTCACTCGTTCTTGATATTTCAGGTTCGATGGTGTCGGATTTACCTGAACTAAAAAGAATCATTACCGATGTGATAAGCGACATTGACCCGGGTAATAATCAAGTTCGCTTTTCTATTGTGCCTTTTCAAACCGGAGTAGGGGTGACTGCAGCACCTTGGCTTCCGAGCTCTAAAGCAAGCCCTAAATGTGTTGATGGCTTGGCCTACCGCAATGGGAGTTTTGATGCCGACAAAACGGTAGAATTGTTAAATTCGTCATCTAAAAACCTTGATTTTAAAGAGGTCACACCTGGGCGGTGGTTAGATCGTTGTAGTCAGACTGCATTTATTTTACCACTTACAAACGATCTCAATAACGTTATTGATTATGTTAACAGCTTAAGTACCAGTGGTACTACCGCATCTTATCAAGGCTTGATTTGGGGCGTTAGAACGCTTACTGAAAAATGGCAGCTGGAATGGAAGATTACCCCTGTGACATCTTCGTCACTAACTCAACGATTAATTTTGTTTACCGATGGGTCTGATAACGGCGGAGGGCATTTTGATGACCTAATGAATGCGGGTTTATGTGACGAAATCCAACAAAACTTAAACATTGAAGTGAGCTTTATTGGTTTTGGCGTATCTGCTAATCGTATTAAGCAATTTCAACAATGCGCAGGCCGTACTGGTGCGGTGTTTGATGCTAAAAACAGTGCCGATCTAGCCGTTTATTTTGAGAATGCACTTAAGGTTGAATCCAAGCCTAGGCTCGTGTTGGGTCAGTAG
- a CDS encoding DEAD/DEAH box helicase, which yields MPFSKFGLNKLITQAVAEQGYTQPTPIQQKAIPAILSGKNLIAAAQTGTGKTASFVLPLLQMFSHKHTLRGKRIRALILTPTRELAVQVAENVEQYGRHLHLTSMAMYGGVDIDPQKQRLIEGVDILVATPGRLLDMIHQRALHFDELEVLVIDEADRMLDMGFVNDINKIIERLPQERQNLLFSATLSNKVRFLAKTAINYALEISIEPENTTAPEIDQWLTVVDKDVKSALLSHLIIENDWKQALIFIETKRGAAKLVSQLEKRGIKAESFHSGRSQAMREQLLAEFKAGDLGLLVATGVASRGIDIDDLDRVVNYDLPEEAADYVHRIGRTGRAGATGEAISLVSRDDFRSLCAIEQLLEHVIERKEVEGFEAKVGIPDSILGYVPKRSQPPRRRRPVKK from the coding sequence ATGCCATTTTCTAAGTTTGGATTAAACAAATTAATTACACAAGCGGTAGCGGAACAAGGCTATACGCAACCAACTCCAATTCAACAAAAAGCAATACCGGCTATTTTATCGGGTAAAAACCTGATCGCGGCTGCGCAAACAGGCACAGGTAAAACAGCAAGTTTTGTATTACCACTATTACAAATGTTCAGCCACAAACATACATTACGTGGTAAACGTATTCGTGCGCTGATCTTAACGCCAACACGCGAACTAGCGGTTCAGGTAGCTGAAAATGTTGAGCAATACGGTCGTCACTTACACCTTACATCAATGGCGATGTACGGTGGTGTTGACATAGATCCACAGAAACAACGTCTAATCGAAGGCGTTGATATTCTGGTTGCGACGCCTGGTCGTTTATTAGATATGATCCATCAACGTGCACTTCATTTTGATGAACTAGAAGTATTGGTTATTGATGAAGCGGACAGAATGCTAGACATGGGTTTTGTTAACGACATCAACAAAATCATCGAGCGTTTACCGCAAGAACGTCAAAACTTATTGTTCTCGGCAACGTTATCGAACAAAGTACGTTTCTTAGCAAAAACTGCGATTAACTACGCACTGGAAATTTCGATTGAACCAGAAAACACAACTGCACCAGAAATTGACCAGTGGTTAACAGTGGTTGATAAAGATGTGAAATCTGCATTGCTTAGCCATTTGATTATTGAAAATGACTGGAAGCAAGCGTTGATCTTTATTGAGACTAAACGTGGCGCGGCTAAATTAGTTTCTCAGCTTGAAAAACGCGGTATCAAAGCGGAATCATTCCACAGTGGCCGTAGCCAAGCGATGCGTGAGCAGTTACTTGCAGAATTTAAAGCCGGTGATCTAGGCTTACTTGTTGCAACTGGTGTTGCTTCTCGTGGTATTGATATTGATGATTTAGATCGTGTAGTTAACTACGATCTACCTGAAGAAGCCGCTGATTATGTTCACCGTATTGGTCGTACTGGCCGTGCTGGTGCAACGGGTGAAGCTATTTCACTGGTATCTCGTGATGATTTCCGTAGCTTATGTGCTATCGAACAATTGCTAGAGCACGTTATTGAACGTAAAGAAGTGGAAGGTTTTGAAGCGAAAGTGGGTATCCCTGATTCTATCTTAGGTTATGTACCAAAACGTTCACAACCGCCACGTCGTCGACGTCCGGTAAAAAAATAA
- a CDS encoding TlpA disulfide reductase family protein — translation MFKKWLVVFTLLLSSQAHAYQEGEMLSASAQAQLGLDPNRVSLIDFFAEWCVSCRAELPEVNELTPELGALGVDVVGVDVDEDMAVGIAFQQSLGLNFRVVNDDKQTLVDDFQPIGMPALYYVYQGQVLKVRYGAINHIGDVIMSDLKAMGLSQ, via the coding sequence ATGTTTAAAAAGTGGCTTGTGGTGTTCACATTATTATTGTCTAGCCAAGCACATGCTTATCAAGAAGGTGAGATGTTATCAGCATCTGCACAGGCGCAATTAGGCTTAGATCCAAACCGTGTATCGCTGATTGATTTTTTTGCCGAATGGTGTGTTTCTTGTCGTGCGGAATTACCGGAAGTGAATGAACTTACTCCCGAATTAGGTGCATTAGGGGTTGATGTAGTCGGCGTTGATGTTGATGAGGATATGGCTGTAGGGATTGCATTTCAGCAATCTCTTGGGCTCAACTTTAGGGTAGTAAATGACGATAAACAAACTCTAGTTGATGACTTTCAACCTATTGGTATGCCTGCATTGTATTACGTTTATCAGGGGCAAGTGCTTAAGGTGCGTTATGGCGCGATTAACCATATAGGTGACGTCATTATGAGTGACCTGAAAGCGATGGGATTAAGCCAATGA
- a CDS encoding GTPase family protein: protein MRRVKNSLTQLDKLSSGVTAVLTLAILLPVLVLCGFGLYAIIQYGYTLHFAIALVASFFLFYIPLLWLRRKANIKVATQEVSEDSEDSLVQASADWSEAENVIWQRLNENIDTQLAEDDAWGSLKNHGLVIANATAQAFSRGDLQFSVTDGLKLLEEVSRRYRATLKDNVPFVESIKVSHLKFAFDHQDKIATGKQAASLVSKAYRVYQFINPVAAITKEVRNKLLGDIAGNVGDNLQLNMKRAFLQEVAAVSIDLYSGRFSIEDKDIKKSTIAVEDEQSEPKPLEPLRIAVIGQISAGKSSLINTIKGALDAEVSALPSTNAVNVYSCAVGDIEVLNLVDLPGLDGNDKTNKTVLKHVTNADMVLWVLKANQSSRQLDRQFMLSLEEFYAHKDNLHRKKPVFTGILNQVDKLKPLAEWSPPYDLNQPDSPKVDTINKAIEYNQKLLNLDNIIPTSFSSESQVWGLESLEQLIASNLDASINVQRNRQRLEGGNTSATAQFKRVFKGGKSLFKNIL, encoded by the coding sequence GTGAGACGCGTTAAAAACAGCCTGACTCAATTAGACAAGCTTTCAAGTGGTGTCACCGCCGTACTTACTTTGGCTATATTGCTACCAGTATTGGTACTGTGTGGCTTTGGTTTATACGCCATTATCCAATATGGTTACACCTTACATTTTGCTATCGCGCTGGTCGCTAGTTTTTTCCTTTTCTACATCCCCTTGCTATGGCTACGCAGAAAAGCCAACATCAAAGTAGCGACACAGGAAGTCAGCGAAGACAGCGAAGACAGTCTCGTTCAAGCTTCTGCTGACTGGTCTGAAGCTGAAAATGTAATTTGGCAGCGCCTTAATGAAAATATTGACACACAATTAGCCGAAGATGATGCCTGGGGATCGTTAAAAAACCATGGTTTAGTTATCGCCAATGCGACTGCACAAGCATTCTCTCGCGGTGATTTACAATTTTCAGTCACCGACGGTTTAAAGCTACTGGAAGAAGTCAGCAGACGTTACCGTGCAACCCTCAAAGACAACGTGCCTTTTGTTGAAAGCATTAAAGTCTCACACCTCAAGTTTGCTTTTGATCACCAAGACAAAATAGCAACCGGAAAACAAGCGGCAAGCTTAGTCAGTAAAGCTTATCGCGTTTATCAATTTATCAACCCTGTTGCTGCGATCACTAAAGAAGTGCGCAACAAGTTGCTCGGCGATATTGCTGGTAACGTCGGCGATAATTTACAACTCAATATGAAACGCGCATTTCTGCAAGAAGTGGCTGCCGTTTCGATTGATTTATACAGTGGCCGCTTTTCGATTGAAGATAAAGACATTAAGAAAAGTACTATCGCAGTGGAAGATGAGCAAAGTGAGCCTAAACCACTAGAGCCTCTACGCATTGCCGTTATCGGACAAATTAGTGCGGGTAAGTCATCGCTGATTAATACAATTAAAGGCGCTCTGGATGCAGAGGTAAGTGCACTGCCCTCTACTAACGCAGTGAATGTCTATAGCTGTGCCGTCGGTGATATTGAAGTGCTGAACTTGGTGGATTTACCCGGCCTTGATGGTAATGACAAAACCAACAAAACAGTACTCAAACATGTGACGAATGCAGACATGGTGCTGTGGGTGTTAAAAGCCAACCAATCATCACGCCAACTTGATCGCCAATTTATGCTCAGCTTAGAAGAGTTTTACGCGCACAAGGATAACTTACATCGTAAGAAGCCTGTGTTTACCGGGATCTTAAATCAAGTTGATAAGTTAAAACCGTTAGCAGAATGGTCGCCACCTTATGATTTAAACCAGCCTGATTCGCCCAAAGTGGATACCATCAATAAAGCCATTGAATACAATCAAAAACTGCTCAACTTGGATAACATCATCCCGACATCGTTTTCTAGCGAATCACAGGTCTGGGGGCTTGAAAGTTTAGAGCAACTGATTGCCAGTAATCTCGATGCAAGCATTAACGTGCAACGTAATCGACAACGTTTAGAGGGTGGCAATACCAGTGCAACAGCACAATTTAAGCGCGTATTTAAAGGTGGTAAAAGCCTGTTTAAAAACATATTGTAA
- a CDS encoding YcjF family protein: MFDAIKEFINPSKNPDIAKAFEYQNTYLPTLWLLGKTGAGKSSLIQAITGDSDVEVGNGFEPCTMTSHAYNYPKATPLLRFLDTRGLSEADYDPAEDIEISAQQGHALLVIAKAEEPEQSDVINALQKIKKQNSIKQILIIHTAVKQVSADEQAKTVQYNQQQFEKIWGEQLAYLEVDFELANGETFGIPALTEKLAELLPIIQQFNQQQQHDDTEGANFQKLKTEILWYAGSAGAADAIPAVGLVAVPSIQAKMLHSLANQYGVDWDKQAFAEFIGTLGSGFAFQYASKLGIRQLVKLIPAYGQTIGSASAAVISFASTYAIGRAACKYMYHKSKGETVSNQDMQDVYKDALANIKEVAKSETR; encoded by the coding sequence ATGTTTGATGCCATAAAAGAATTTATCAACCCAAGTAAAAACCCAGATATCGCCAAAGCATTCGAGTATCAAAATACGTATTTGCCGACACTGTGGTTATTAGGTAAAACAGGCGCAGGTAAATCTTCGTTAATACAAGCTATCACTGGCGATAGCGATGTTGAAGTCGGTAATGGTTTCGAACCTTGTACCATGACATCGCACGCTTATAACTACCCTAAAGCAACGCCCTTACTGCGCTTTCTTGATACCCGAGGATTGTCAGAAGCAGATTATGATCCGGCAGAGGATATTGAGATCAGCGCGCAACAAGGCCATGCTTTACTTGTCATCGCTAAAGCTGAAGAACCTGAACAAAGCGATGTTATCAATGCATTGCAGAAGATTAAAAAGCAAAATTCAATCAAACAAATCTTAATCATCCACACCGCGGTTAAACAAGTAAGCGCCGATGAGCAAGCTAAAACGGTGCAATATAACCAGCAACAGTTCGAGAAAATATGGGGTGAGCAGCTCGCTTACCTTGAAGTTGATTTTGAATTGGCCAACGGCGAGACATTCGGTATACCCGCACTAACAGAAAAGCTGGCCGAACTATTACCGATCATCCAACAATTTAATCAACAGCAGCAACATGACGATACCGAAGGCGCTAACTTTCAAAAACTAAAAACTGAAATACTCTGGTACGCAGGTTCCGCTGGCGCGGCTGATGCAATACCCGCCGTGGGTTTAGTCGCAGTGCCAAGCATTCAAGCAAAAATGCTCCACAGTTTGGCAAATCAATACGGTGTCGATTGGGATAAACAGGCCTTTGCAGAGTTTATCGGAACATTAGGATCTGGCTTTGCCTTTCAATATGCGTCTAAGCTCGGGATCCGCCAGTTAGTTAAACTCATTCCAGCTTATGGACAAACCATCGGCAGTGCATCTGCTGCAGTCATTAGTTTTGCATCCACCTATGCTATTGGTCGCGCTGCGTGTAAATACATGTACCATAAAAGCAAAGGTGAAACGGTGTCGAATCAAGATATGCAGGACGTATACAAAGACGCATTAGCAAATATTAAAGAGGTAGCAAAAAGTGAGACGCGTTAA
- the dsbD gene encoding protein-disulfide reductase DsbD — protein MKLFLKTSLQTNKAVAQCIIFLMLLMSICVSTWAQAGSNTQAKFLTVNEAFPFTSQISRSTDGDKLVLNFATQAGYYLYHKRFLFKAINSDLDGNINGDISLAKPQFSVQAEQKQDPNFGLVKVYHQALTITLPFTGSGNVKVSYQGCADSGLCYLPQRKIINVSAVDSNGIDVNDAKGVNENKVPAVITAAVKAHTTAASSSLVAAVNDTANDSQGLASMLAGTGRAQALLLFFVLGLGLAFTPCVLPMIPILSSIIGGQGDGMTGWKGFYISLAYVLGMASSYAMIGVLMATVGQGINIQAAMQQTWLLVIFAGLFVLLALAMFGVYELQLPSRLQVALNNQSQRLSGGKVFTVFMMGAISALVVSPCVSAPLAGALLYVSTTQDWLFGGGVLFVMALGMGVPLVIIGTSGGKFLPRSGPWMIRVKQGFGVMLLAIAILLISRFAAPSVTLGLWALLIISCAMYIHNMTDIQVSRFWLRHVVVFVSLVYGAMLMIGVVTGADDLADPLQHITQRGVMNKGTEQGSQPLFMKTASLTKIETAINNLPALKAVTMVDLFADWCTSCKVMDKQVFSHADVVAKMTGINAMKFDITDNTKAQSDWMAKAQLFGPPSMMFFDADGQELQQLRVVGEMDKQQFLAHLELVVGTVPVS, from the coding sequence ATGAAGTTATTTTTAAAAACATCGCTACAGACAAATAAGGCTGTAGCGCAGTGCATTATTTTCCTGATGTTACTCATGAGTATCTGCGTATCAACCTGGGCACAAGCGGGCAGTAATACACAGGCCAAATTTTTAACGGTAAACGAGGCATTTCCATTCACCTCTCAAATATCTCGCTCGACTGATGGCGATAAATTGGTGCTTAACTTTGCGACTCAAGCTGGCTATTACCTTTACCATAAACGCTTTTTGTTTAAAGCTATCAATAGTGATCTCGATGGTAATATAAATGGTGATATCAGTTTAGCTAAGCCGCAATTCTCAGTGCAGGCAGAGCAGAAGCAAGATCCTAACTTTGGCTTAGTTAAAGTTTATCATCAAGCGTTAACGATCACGTTACCTTTCACTGGCAGTGGTAATGTGAAGGTCAGTTATCAGGGTTGTGCCGATAGCGGCTTATGTTATTTACCACAACGTAAAATAATTAATGTGAGTGCGGTTGATTCTAATGGCATTGATGTTAACGATGCTAAGGGAGTGAATGAAAATAAGGTTCCTGCTGTTATAACTGCTGCGGTAAAAGCACACACAACAGCAGCAAGCAGTTCATTGGTAGCGGCTGTTAATGATACGGCGAATGACAGTCAAGGTTTGGCTAGCATGCTCGCTGGTACCGGGCGTGCTCAAGCATTGTTATTATTCTTCGTACTTGGTTTAGGGCTTGCATTTACGCCTTGTGTGTTGCCGATGATCCCGATTTTATCGAGTATTATTGGCGGGCAAGGTGATGGCATGACTGGGTGGAAAGGTTTCTATATTTCGTTAGCGTATGTGCTTGGCATGGCATCGAGCTATGCCATGATTGGCGTGTTGATGGCGACAGTGGGTCAAGGTATTAATATCCAAGCTGCGATGCAGCAAACTTGGTTGTTGGTGATTTTTGCGGGACTGTTTGTATTACTTGCTTTAGCTATGTTTGGGGTTTATGAACTGCAATTACCATCGCGATTGCAGGTGGCGTTAAATAACCAATCACAACGATTATCTGGCGGAAAGGTATTTACTGTGTTCATGATGGGCGCTATTTCTGCCTTGGTTGTTTCACCTTGTGTGTCTGCACCTTTAGCGGGGGCATTATTATATGTATCGACCACACAGGACTGGCTATTCGGTGGTGGTGTATTATTTGTAATGGCGTTAGGCATGGGCGTACCGTTAGTGATTATTGGTACATCAGGCGGGAAATTCTTACCGCGCAGTGGTCCTTGGATGATCCGCGTTAAACAAGGTTTTGGCGTGATGTTATTAGCGATAGCGATATTACTGATAAGCCGGTTTGCAGCACCATCGGTAACACTTGGATTATGGGCGCTGTTGATTATCAGCTGTGCGATGTACATCCATAATATGACTGATATACAAGTCAGTCGATTTTGGTTACGTCACGTGGTGGTGTTCGTATCCTTGGTTTATGGCGCGATGCTTATGATTGGCGTGGTGACGGGGGCTGATGATTTAGCCGATCCGCTGCAACATATTACCCAGCGAGGTGTGATGAATAAAGGTACTGAACAAGGTTCACAACCGTTATTTATGAAAACAGCGTCGCTAACTAAAATTGAAACGGCAATTAATAACTTACCTGCGCTTAAAGCGGTGACTATGGTAGATCTGTTCGCAGACTGGTGTACATCATGCAAAGTGATGGATAAGCAGGTATTTTCTCATGCAGACGTGGTCGCTAAAATGACAGGTATTAATGCAATGAAGTTTGATATTACCGACAATACCAAAGCACAATCTGACTGGATGGCGAAAGCGCAGTTATTTGGTCCACCAAGTATGATGTTCTTTGATGCCGATGGTCAGGAGTTGCAACAATTACGCGTTGTTGGAGAAATGGATAAACAGCAGTTCTTGGCGCATCTGGAACTGGTTGTGGGCACTGTACCTGTGAGCTAG
- a CDS encoding FAD:protein FMN transferase produces the protein MTTNQAYTHHFMGMTVPCEVTLITIDAATNAAQIARDIEVNTKRLEAKFNFYSDTSMLTTLINQREGKRVMVDAETRDILTKVRDYSALTQGIFDITVGTVKALLQRSTLTREQIYQDAAPYMGLSAWEIEDDYLLLHFPLTQLDLGGVIKEVAVDQALAMASASSSGVLINFGGDIRVAGKKSDGDDFIVGVVNPHEQTQALFALPLRNQALTTSAHYARRQQFSDHDSSHILASQDTHKQVMSVTVVANTALQAGIMSTALTINPRLTVPEEIGFALVDEQLNVHQNTDFLLL, from the coding sequence ATGACTACTAACCAAGCCTATACGCACCATTTTATGGGCATGACTGTACCTTGTGAAGTGACTTTAATTACGATTGATGCTGCGACTAATGCCGCGCAAATAGCCCGTGATATAGAAGTAAATACCAAACGATTGGAAGCCAAGTTTAACTTCTATTCGGATACGTCCATGCTCACTACCTTGATTAATCAGCGAGAGGGCAAGCGGGTAATGGTCGATGCTGAGACTCGCGATATTTTAACCAAGGTTCGTGATTATAGTGCGTTAACGCAGGGTATTTTTGATATTACCGTTGGCACAGTGAAAGCATTATTACAGCGCAGTACCCTAACGCGAGAGCAAATCTATCAAGATGCGGCGCCTTATATGGGGCTGAGCGCCTGGGAGATTGAAGATGATTACTTACTCTTACATTTTCCACTTACTCAGTTAGACCTTGGTGGTGTGATTAAAGAAGTCGCTGTTGATCAAGCGCTGGCGATGGCATCAGCATCAAGCAGTGGTGTACTGATTAACTTTGGTGGTGATATTCGTGTTGCAGGTAAAAAATCTGATGGTGATGATTTTATTGTCGGGGTGGTTAATCCCCATGAGCAAACACAAGCGTTGTTTGCCTTACCGTTACGTAATCAAGCGCTGACCACGTCGGCACATTATGCCAGGCGACAGCAGTTTTCAGATCATGACAGTTCGCACATACTGGCTTCGCAGGATACTCATAAACAGGTTATGTCTGTAACCGTTGTCGCGAACACGGCTTTACAAGCTGGGATCATGAGTACCGCATTAACAATTAACCCTCGTTTAACCGTTCCTGAAGAGATCGGTTTTGCACTGGTAGATGAACAATTAAATGTTCACCAAAATACGGATTTTTTATTACTATGA
- a CDS encoding DUF3570 domain-containing protein — protein sequence MNIKLPLTILGLVAGSASAADHISIHHMNFEEYGDKVKAGDNVLSLEKNIGLDWTITAELGYDTVSGASPAWVATTPSSGSHDQITQDAQNMTSEVIRAGYDPHRGNYEIRPVELEDTRYSASTNVTYRDKDRDEWTAGVNYSQEEDYKSMGANAKALFYTDNTKNRSFSVGGSILTDQTLAFQEYQNGGNAQAWQDIFTSSMEVGMSQVFTPNLYAIFTAYGGYKSGYLSNHYLTVLREVDIDGDGSIGDDEVFLGQDSRPDTRISGGVNLQTFYSVSDSVVVRPRYKFFTDDWGVTSHQLGGKMSVKVTDWLTFAPGYFWYTQQGANFFIDPKAQDPTFASTGYATSDIRLGDFNANAYELGASIKLSSKWRMNALAAYYEQSNGYASNWWAVGVTYDY from the coding sequence ATGAATATAAAATTACCGTTAACGATACTTGGTCTTGTTGCTGGTTCAGCATCTGCAGCCGATCACATTTCTATCCATCATATGAACTTTGAAGAATACGGCGATAAAGTTAAAGCCGGTGATAATGTGTTGTCATTAGAAAAAAATATTGGTTTAGATTGGACCATTACTGCTGAATTGGGTTATGACACTGTTTCTGGCGCTTCTCCAGCTTGGGTCGCGACGACACCATCATCTGGCTCACATGACCAAATTACCCAAGATGCACAAAATATGACCTCGGAAGTGATCCGAGCGGGTTATGACCCCCATCGTGGCAATTATGAAATACGTCCTGTTGAGCTAGAAGATACCCGTTATTCTGCGTCAACTAATGTGACCTACCGTGATAAAGACCGTGATGAATGGACTGCCGGGGTAAATTATTCGCAAGAGGAAGATTACAAGAGTATGGGCGCCAATGCGAAAGCGCTGTTCTATACCGACAATACTAAAAACCGTTCGTTTAGTGTTGGTGGCTCGATATTGACGGATCAGACATTAGCATTCCAAGAATATCAAAATGGTGGTAATGCCCAAGCATGGCAAGACATTTTCACATCGAGTATGGAAGTGGGCATGTCACAAGTATTCACACCTAATTTATATGCCATTTTCACGGCTTATGGCGGTTATAAAAGTGGTTATTTAAGTAATCATTATTTGACCGTACTACGTGAAGTAGATATTGATGGTGACGGTTCAATTGGTGATGATGAGGTGTTTTTAGGACAAGATTCACGTCCTGATACTCGTATTTCTGGTGGCGTGAACTTGCAAACATTCTACAGCGTTAGCGACAGCGTTGTTGTTCGTCCTCGTTATAAATTCTTTACCGATGACTGGGGCGTAACGTCACATCAACTCGGCGGTAAAATGAGTGTCAAAGTAACTGATTGGTTAACGTTTGCGCCAGGTTATTTTTGGTACACCCAACAAGGGGCGAACTTCTTTATTGATCCTAAAGCACAAGATCCTACTTTTGCATCAACAGGTTACGCCACTTCAGATATTCGGTTAGGTGATTTTAATGCTAATGCCTATGAACTGGGTGCAAGCATTAAGTTATCGTCTAAATGGCGTATGAATGCCTTGGCTGCTTATTATGAACAGAGTAATGGTTATGCCAGTAATTGGTGGGCAGTGGGAGTGACTTATGACTACTAA